The proteins below come from a single Chryseobacterium sp. MA9 genomic window:
- a CDS encoding FUSC family membrane protein yields MNYSAELKKFVTSQYVYSAIRITLATVLPCLVLAHFGILKEYFLFPLGTSFVALTDQPGPFIRRRNALTFAIFCFVFVALIASLVMNIKVLVLLEVIVFGMFFSLIGVYGQRLAAVGSLSLVVLAIFIDGHLTGSNIFKSLLIFASGCIWFLLIFLIVTTIRPYKLASQMIGENYLQLAEFLKIKANYYQKNPDFNKLTTQVIAKQIEIKNLQEDTRETVFKTRTIVNESTTTSRLLMLMFLNSMDLHEKLMTSESDYQKLQQSFEDSMILVNIHDYLNLLAEEITNIGIALQSGTRAKPMVNLELELKNLNYNYFELRNKQLSSDNLENFMILRQILMRIYEITKEINEIYKVFSQNIKLAKSLSTGLDLKKFMPNEPKLNAKVLRNNISLSSSHFRHAIRITTALLLGYIFSMFDLLGLGHTYWILITITAILKPAYSITKQRNLLRLYGTIAGATIAYAILYFVHINSVLFAILLISMIMCFSFLKGRYFWAVLFMTIYVFLSFNFLNPGKVNIIFKDRIFDTAIAGIIAFAVSYIVLPVWEHTQNLDLMKKSAADNLIYFQSVISKFLQGNFDLEDYKVKRKNAIISLANLSDNFQRMISDPKNQQKKLEVVHQFVATSHLITAYTASLSQYSKNNEQYPEIDAESWSRKIEAEMQQTSTLLNGNDISETLKMESRLEPEDSSIEDMLLKRKTEIEENDIVDRRDPDKISHLTELKNIHDILELIYDVAKEQRKVIEKYKNETDPTPPQS; encoded by the coding sequence ATGAACTATTCGGCAGAATTAAAAAAATTTGTAACCAGTCAGTATGTATATTCTGCTATCAGAATTACATTAGCTACTGTTCTGCCTTGTTTAGTCCTCGCCCACTTCGGAATTCTGAAGGAATATTTTCTTTTTCCTCTCGGAACCAGCTTTGTAGCTCTTACAGATCAGCCAGGCCCTTTCATCAGAAGAAGGAATGCCCTTACTTTTGCGATATTCTGTTTTGTGTTTGTTGCACTCATCGCCAGTCTTGTGATGAATATCAAAGTACTGGTACTTCTGGAAGTCATTGTATTTGGGATGTTTTTCTCCCTGATTGGAGTTTACGGTCAGAGATTAGCGGCAGTAGGTTCGCTATCCCTCGTTGTACTCGCCATCTTTATTGACGGTCATCTTACAGGAAGCAATATTTTTAAAAGCCTGCTTATCTTTGCTTCCGGCTGCATATGGTTTTTGCTCATCTTCCTTATTGTAACAACCATTCGTCCTTATAAACTGGCAAGCCAGATGATTGGGGAAAACTACCTTCAGTTGGCCGAATTTTTAAAGATTAAAGCTAATTATTATCAGAAGAATCCGGATTTTAATAAACTGACCACTCAGGTGATTGCCAAGCAGATTGAAATAAAAAACCTGCAGGAAGATACCAGAGAAACTGTTTTCAAAACAAGAACTATCGTCAATGAATCTACAACAACCAGCCGTTTATTGATGCTAATGTTCCTGAACTCTATGGACCTTCATGAGAAGCTGATGACCTCTGAAAGTGATTATCAGAAGCTTCAACAGAGTTTTGAGGACAGTATGATCCTTGTTAATATCCATGATTATCTCAATCTTTTGGCAGAAGAGATTACCAATATCGGAATCGCGCTGCAAAGTGGTACCAGAGCAAAGCCGATGGTCAATCTGGAACTGGAATTAAAGAATCTTAATTATAATTATTTCGAACTCAGAAACAAGCAGCTTTCTTCTGATAATCTGGAAAATTTCATGATCCTGCGCCAGATCCTGATGCGTATCTATGAAATCACGAAAGAAATCAACGAGATCTATAAAGTATTTTCTCAGAATATAAAACTGGCAAAGAGTTTATCCACAGGATTAGACCTGAAAAAATTTATGCCTAATGAGCCCAAACTCAATGCTAAGGTTTTAAGGAATAATATTTCGTTATCCTCTTCCCATTTCCGCCATGCGATAAGAATTACAACCGCTTTGCTGCTGGGGTATATTTTCTCGATGTTTGATCTTCTGGGATTGGGACATACGTATTGGATATTAATTACCATTACTGCCATTTTAAAACCGGCTTACTCCATCACGAAACAGAGAAACCTTCTCCGTCTCTATGGAACGATCGCAGGGGCCACTATAGCTTATGCTATCCTATATTTTGTTCATATTAATAGCGTTTTATTCGCTATTCTGCTTATCAGCATGATCATGTGTTTCAGCTTCTTGAAAGGGCGGTATTTCTGGGCAGTATTATTTATGACGATCTATGTTTTCCTGAGTTTTAATTTTTTGAATCCGGGGAAAGTCAATATTATTTTTAAAGACAGAATATTTGATACAGCGATTGCCGGAATCATTGCTTTTGCGGTATCCTATATTGTACTGCCGGTTTGGGAACATACACAAAACCTGGATCTGATGAAGAAGTCTGCTGCAGACAACCTTATCTATTTCCAAAGTGTGATTTCCAAATTCTTACAGGGAAATTTTGACCTTGAAGATTATAAGGTAAAGCGAAAAAATGCGATCATTTCTTTGGCCAACCTTTCCGACAATTTCCAGAGAATGATTTCGGATCCTAAAAATCAGCAGAAAAAACTAGAAGTTGTTCACCAGTTTGTAGCGACATCACACCTGATCACAGCGTATACCGCTTCTCTTTCTCAATATTCCAAGAATAATGAACAATATCCTGAAATAGATGCTGAAAGCTGGAGCCGAAAAATTGAAGCTGAAATGCAGCAAACCTCTACCCTTCTCAACGGGAATGACATCAGCGAAACCTTGAAAATGGAAAGCCGTCTTGAGCCGGAAGATTCTTCCATTGAAGATATGCTTCTGAAAAGAAAAACTGAGATTGAGGAAAATGACATCGTAGACAGAAGAGATCCTGATAAAATATCCCATTTAACGGAACTTAAAAACATCCACGATATCCTGGAACTGATCTATGATGTTGCAAAAGAACAGAGAAAAGTAATCGAGAAATACAAAAACGAAACAGATCCTACTCCTCCACAATCGTAA
- the porV gene encoding type IX secretion system outer membrane channel protein PorV, with translation MNLTTKLLLGFGLSAGFLGYSQDLGKVNPVLTGAPFLRIAPDARSGGMGDQGVVTSPDAFSQFWNAAKYPFSRTSSSVGLNYTPYMGKLTNDVFLLYASFHKFLGQEERSTISASIYYFNMGQVDLTQLVGTEIASMGTSKPNEFSIDVAYALKLSDSFSGAVTGRFIRSDLAGGFNTDTTLKAANSFAVDVSAYYTSPRFSSIGGYDGKVNAGLAIQNVGPKLDYTGNEESRSYLPTMARLGVGYDMYLDDMNRVGISVEGSKLLVPGSEYAGIDPNTRQPIYQIPNVGPMAGIGKSFKNKNSIMYSGALEYSYDNAFSVRGGYFHESEEQGARQFATAGVGLRYRSFGLDLSYLINMSKINSALDNTLRFGLTWNIGEETSNNDR, from the coding sequence ATGAATTTAACTACTAAACTGCTTTTAGGATTTGGTTTGAGTGCTGGTTTTTTAGGCTATTCGCAAGATTTAGGTAAAGTAAACCCAGTTCTTACCGGAGCTCCTTTCCTAAGAATTGCGCCTGATGCGAGATCAGGAGGTATGGGAGACCAAGGGGTGGTAACCTCTCCGGATGCATTTTCACAATTCTGGAATGCGGCTAAATATCCTTTCAGCAGAACAAGTTCTTCCGTAGGTCTTAACTATACGCCTTATATGGGAAAACTTACCAATGATGTATTCTTATTATATGCTTCGTTCCATAAGTTTCTGGGGCAGGAAGAGAGATCTACTATCTCTGCAAGTATCTATTATTTCAACATGGGACAGGTAGACCTGACTCAGCTGGTAGGTACAGAAATTGCATCAATGGGTACATCAAAACCAAACGAATTCTCTATTGACGTTGCTTATGCTTTGAAACTTTCCGATTCATTCTCTGGTGCTGTTACCGGTAGATTTATCCGTTCAGACTTAGCCGGAGGATTCAATACAGACACTACACTTAAAGCGGCTAACAGTTTTGCAGTAGACGTTTCAGCATACTATACCTCGCCAAGATTCTCCAGTATCGGAGGATATGATGGTAAAGTGAATGCAGGTTTAGCTATTCAGAACGTAGGTCCAAAACTGGATTATACAGGAAATGAAGAGTCAAGATCTTATCTTCCTACAATGGCAAGATTAGGGGTTGGATATGACATGTACCTGGATGATATGAACAGAGTTGGAATCTCTGTGGAAGGTTCAAAACTTTTGGTTCCTGGATCTGAATATGCAGGAATTGATCCCAATACAAGACAGCCTATTTATCAAATCCCGAATGTAGGACCAATGGCTGGTATTGGAAAATCTTTCAAAAACAAAAACAGTATCATGTACAGTGGTGCTTTAGAATATTCTTATGACAATGCATTTTCTGTAAGAGGAGGTTACTTCCATGAAAGTGAAGAGCAGGGAGCAAGACAGTTTGCTACAGCGGGTGTTGGTTTAAGATACCGTTCTTTCGGACTGGATCTTTCTTACCTGATCAACATGTCTAAAATCAACAGTGCATTGGATAATACACTTCGTTTCGGTCTTACCTGGAACATCGGAGAAGAGACATCCAATAACGATCGTTAA
- the blaCHM gene encoding CHM family subclass B1 metallo-beta-lactamase, whose amino-acid sequence MKIISKNIFAILFSFVILSCSSQNKNIFKAKKIYESKDLVITQISENSFIHTSFKQTNDFGNVPCNGLIVRDNNETIIFDTPTNDKGSEELIQWINEKLHAKINAVIPTHFHDDSLGGLLPFHKKNIPSYSYAKTIELAKENNFVIPENSFNDSVVLKIGNKDVIAKYFGEGHTRDNAVGYFPSENILFGGCLLKELEAGKGYLGDANVSAWSNTVEKVKKEYPNVKIVVPGHGDYGDGRLLDYTITLFKGQ is encoded by the coding sequence ATGAAGATCATCAGTAAGAATATATTTGCCATTTTGTTTTCTTTTGTCATTTTAAGCTGTAGTTCACAGAACAAAAACATTTTTAAGGCAAAGAAAATTTATGAATCAAAAGATCTGGTTATCACACAGATTTCTGAAAACTCTTTTATACATACTTCCTTTAAACAGACGAATGATTTTGGAAATGTACCGTGTAATGGACTCATTGTAAGAGATAATAATGAAACTATTATTTTTGATACGCCCACTAATGACAAAGGCTCAGAAGAACTGATACAATGGATTAATGAAAAACTTCATGCTAAAATCAATGCAGTGATTCCGACTCATTTTCATGATGATAGTTTAGGAGGATTGCTCCCATTTCATAAAAAGAATATCCCTTCTTATTCCTATGCTAAAACAATAGAATTAGCCAAAGAAAATAATTTTGTTATTCCTGAAAACAGTTTTAATGATTCTGTAGTTTTGAAAATAGGAAATAAAGATGTTATTGCAAAGTATTTTGGAGAAGGTCATACAAGAGACAATGCTGTTGGATATTTCCCAAGTGAAAATATTCTGTTTGGAGGTTGTTTGTTGAAGGAGCTTGAGGCAGGTAAAGGATATTTAGGAGATGCAAATGTCTCTGCGTGGTCAAATACCGTTGAAAAAGTTAAAAAAGAATATCCCAACGTGAAAATTGTAGTTCCGGGGCATGGAGATTATGGAGACGGGAGACTTCTTGATTATACCATTACATTATTTAAAGGTCAATAG
- a CDS encoding pyridoxamine 5'-phosphate oxidase family protein has translation MNQNHTEKKARPVAPKVKELINASKSIILATVDAEGNPNSSYAPFVQVDQTFYILVSFMAKHTKNLADGRKTSVMFIEDESATKQIYARERLTLEATTSQVERDSETWNNVTAKLKEAHGKVVDIISEMGDFILIALQPVKGSYVNGFGSAYFVDANLEIVEHRNDVNHQSK, from the coding sequence ATGAATCAAAATCATACAGAAAAGAAAGCCAGGCCAGTTGCTCCAAAAGTAAAAGAACTGATCAATGCTTCTAAAAGCATCATTCTGGCTACTGTAGATGCAGAAGGAAACCCCAATTCCAGCTATGCTCCTTTTGTACAAGTAGATCAGACATTCTATATCCTGGTATCCTTCATGGCAAAGCATACTAAAAACCTTGCTGACGGAAGAAAAACCTCTGTGATGTTTATTGAAGATGAATCTGCCACAAAGCAGATCTATGCCCGTGAACGTCTTACACTTGAAGCAACCACTTCTCAGGTAGAAAGAGATTCAGAGACATGGAATAATGTTACTGCAAAACTTAAGGAAGCCCACGGAAAAGTAGTAGACATTATTTCTGAAATGGGAGATTTTATTTTAATAGCCTTACAGCCTGTGAAAGGATCTTATGTAAACGGATTCGGGAGCGCGTATTTTGTAGATGCGAATCTTGAAATTGTAGAGCATAGAAATGATGTGAATCATCAGTCTAAATAA
- a CDS encoding 4'-phosphopantetheinyl transferase family protein — MPLYRDFSDDNATILVWKYDESEELDIHKLLEPENAEKVKDYHPKKLLEVLMVRKLLKGLKPDSKILYKEREPFLSPNDAEISITHSFPFAAIAISKNKIGIDVEKFNPKILRVIDKFTYENERGFIPEDKADTYYTIIWSVKESMYKIHHSKYWSLKKNYEVKPFELKHLHKISCRVYDDQFSDEFKARVEFFDDYCFTIVEE; from the coding sequence ATGCCCCTTTACCGAGATTTTTCAGATGATAATGCCACTATCCTTGTTTGGAAGTATGATGAAAGTGAAGAACTTGATATTCATAAACTTCTGGAACCGGAAAATGCTGAAAAGGTAAAAGATTACCATCCTAAAAAATTATTGGAAGTCCTGATGGTACGTAAGCTACTGAAAGGATTAAAGCCTGATTCTAAAATTTTATATAAAGAAAGAGAGCCTTTTCTTTCTCCCAACGATGCGGAAATTTCCATTACGCATTCTTTTCCCTTTGCTGCCATTGCCATTTCTAAAAATAAAATAGGGATTGACGTCGAAAAGTTCAATCCTAAGATTTTAAGGGTGATTGATAAATTTACCTATGAGAATGAGCGCGGTTTTATTCCGGAAGATAAAGCCGATACTTATTATACAATTATATGGAGTGTAAAGGAAAGTATGTACAAAATTCACCACTCAAAATATTGGTCTTTAAAGAAAAACTATGAAGTGAAACCTTTTGAGCTGAAGCATCTTCATAAAATAAGCTGCCGTGTCTATGACGATCAGTTTTCAGATGAATTTAAGGCCAGGGTAGAGTTTTTCGACGACTACTGCTTTACGATTGTGGAGGAGTAG
- the ahcY gene encoding adenosylhomocysteinase: MSTTTQYVPYKVKDISLAEWGRKEITLAEAEMPGLMSIREEYGPSQPLKGARIAGCLHMTIQTAVLIETLVALGAEVTWSSCNIFSTQDHAAAAIAAAGIPVYAWKGLNEEEFDWCIEQTLFFGEDRKPLNMILDDGGDLTNMVFDKYPEFTKDIKGLSEETTTGVHRLYERMKNGTLVMPAINVNDSVTKSKFDNKYGCKESAVDAVRRATDVMLAGKRVVVCGYGDVGKGTAASFRGAGSIVTVTEIDPICALQAAMDGYEVKRLDTVVDNADIIITTTGNFNIVRGEHFLKMKDKAIVCNIGHFDNEIDMAWLNKNYGQTKSEVKPQVDIYTIEGKEVIILAEGRLVNLGCATGHPSFVMSNSFSNQTLAQIELWNNSAAYKNEVYMLPKHLDEKVAALHLKKLSVELETLSPEQAEYIGVDVKGPFKPEYYRY; this comes from the coding sequence ATGAGTACTACAACACAATACGTTCCTTATAAAGTTAAGGATATCTCCCTTGCAGAATGGGGTAGAAAAGAAATTACCCTTGCAGAAGCAGAAATGCCTGGTTTGATGTCTATCCGTGAAGAATACGGACCATCTCAACCCCTTAAAGGAGCAAGAATCGCAGGATGTCTTCACATGACGATCCAAACGGCTGTGCTTATCGAGACATTGGTAGCTTTAGGAGCTGAAGTTACCTGGTCATCTTGTAATATTTTCTCTACACAGGACCACGCTGCTGCTGCTATTGCTGCTGCAGGAATTCCAGTGTACGCGTGGAAAGGTTTAAATGAAGAAGAATTTGACTGGTGTATTGAGCAGACTTTATTCTTTGGTGAAGACAGAAAGCCATTAAACATGATTTTGGATGATGGTGGAGATTTAACAAACATGGTTTTTGATAAATATCCTGAATTCACAAAAGATATCAAAGGTCTTTCTGAAGAAACTACTACAGGTGTACACAGACTGTACGAAAGAATGAAGAACGGAACTTTAGTAATGCCTGCTATCAACGTAAACGATTCAGTAACTAAGTCTAAGTTCGACAATAAATACGGATGTAAAGAATCTGCTGTAGATGCAGTAAGAAGAGCTACAGACGTAATGTTAGCCGGAAAAAGAGTGGTAGTTTGCGGATACGGAGACGTAGGTAAAGGTACTGCTGCTTCATTCAGAGGAGCTGGTTCTATCGTTACTGTTACGGAAATTGACCCAATCTGTGCGCTTCAGGCTGCTATGGACGGTTATGAAGTAAAAAGATTAGATACTGTGGTAGATAATGCTGATATCATCATCACTACAACAGGTAACTTCAATATCGTAAGAGGAGAGCACTTCCTTAAAATGAAAGATAAAGCTATCGTTTGTAACATTGGTCACTTCGATAACGAAATCGATATGGCTTGGTTGAACAAAAACTATGGTCAGACTAAATCTGAAGTGAAGCCTCAGGTTGATATCTATACTATTGAAGGAAAAGAAGTAATCATCCTTGCAGAAGGTAGATTGGTGAACTTAGGATGTGCTACAGGCCACCCAAGTTTTGTAATGTCTAACTCTTTCTCTAACCAGACTCTGGCTCAGATCGAATTATGGAACAACTCTGCTGCTTACAAAAACGAAGTATATATGCTTCCTAAGCACTTAGATGAAAAAGTAGCTGCTTTACACCTTAAGAAATTAAGTGTAGAACTGGAAACTCTTTCTCCTGAGCAGGCTGAATATATCGGAGTAGACGTAAAAGGGCCATTCAAGCCTGAATACTACAGATACTAA